From the genome of Pirellulales bacterium, one region includes:
- a CDS encoding HEAT repeat domain-containing protein, with protein sequence MSDSNPDRKPISPNDALPPVEPPSAAFLVQLFLIPGIIVGVIVLVWVMFNWIAHSGSGDPQEYVEALRRNSSDVWQKAEILAEMLRNDRRNELKSNPTLAGDLADILDQRIATGDMDEASVNLRVYLSSALGQFNTPAGLPALLKAASTNRSDAELPVRRAALDAIGSLAANVQATTNAPLSDPALVDCLLAASRDPESVIRLRAAYVLGIVGGPKAILRLVELLNDPYPDVAYNAATGLARHGDVRAIGELSEMLHTGESSPSLEKEDAELRDEKRTAIIVNALRAVGQLADVNPQADLSRVEPEVRAWQRADASAAFGVANVPLEIRQAALATGEILADRPSPRGARPATAAK encoded by the coding sequence ATGTCTGATTCCAATCCCGATCGAAAGCCGATTTCGCCGAACGACGCTTTGCCGCCGGTCGAGCCCCCCAGCGCGGCATTCTTGGTGCAGTTGTTCCTGATTCCCGGCATCATCGTCGGCGTCATCGTGCTGGTGTGGGTGATGTTCAACTGGATTGCGCATTCCGGCAGCGGCGATCCGCAAGAATACGTCGAGGCGCTCAGGCGCAACTCTTCCGACGTCTGGCAGAAGGCGGAAATTCTAGCCGAAATGCTTCGCAACGACCGCCGCAACGAGTTGAAAAGCAATCCCACTCTGGCGGGCGACTTGGCCGACATCCTCGACCAGCGAATTGCCACCGGCGATATGGACGAAGCGTCTGTCAATCTCCGCGTGTATCTTAGCAGTGCCTTGGGGCAGTTCAACACGCCTGCCGGTTTGCCGGCCCTGCTGAAGGCCGCCAGCACCAATCGCAGCGACGCGGAGTTGCCCGTCCGCCGTGCGGCGCTCGACGCCATCGGCTCGCTGGCCGCCAATGTTCAGGCCACCACGAACGCGCCGCTCTCGGATCCGGCGCTGGTGGACTGTCTGCTGGCCGCATCGCGCGATCCGGAGTCGGTGATTCGACTGCGGGCGGCATACGTGCTGGGCATCGTCGGCGGACCGAAGGCCATCCTTCGACTGGTGGAACTATTGAACGACCCATATCCCGACGTCGCCTACAACGCGGCCACGGGATTGGCCCGGCATGGCGACGTGCGCGCGATCGGCGAGCTATCGGAAATGCTGCACACCGGCGAATCCTCGCCGTCGCTGGAAAAGGAAGACGCCGAGCTACGCGATGAAAAACGCACGGCGATCATCGTCAATGCCCTGCGGGCCGTGGGTCAATTGGCCGACGTGAATCCGCAGGCCGATCTGAGCCGCGTCGAGCCGGAGGTGCGGGCATGGCAGCGGGCCGACGCCAGCGCCGCATTCGGCGTAGCGAACGTTCCGCTCGAAATCCGCCAGGCCGCGCTAGCCACCGGTGAAATCCTCGCCGATCGTCCATCGCCGCGCGGCGCCCGGCCGGCGACGGCGGCGAAGTAA